From Oreochromis aureus strain Israel breed Guangdong linkage group 4, ZZ_aureus, whole genome shotgun sequence, a single genomic window includes:
- the LOC116312494 gene encoding apoptosis regulator BAX isoform X2, producing MASHPGGGDQGNSGDQILEVGTILLKDFIYERVQRQVDGNKAVTREQLGGSQLTDPKTKKLAQCLQQIGDELDGNVDLQRMINDSSLCPTREVFMRVAYEIFSDGIFNWGRVVALFYFACRLVIKALVTQIPDIIRTIISWTIDYLREHVINWIREQGGWEGIRSYFGTPTWQTVGVFLAGVLTTVLVIRKM from the exons atgGCATCACACCCAGGAGGAGGCGATCAAG GGAATTCCGGAGATCAGATACTGGAAGTCGGAACTATTTTGTTAAAGGA TTTCATCTATGAGCGAGTTCAGAGGCAAGTAGATGGCAATAAAGCAGTGACGAGAGAACAGCTTGGTGGAAGCCAGCTGACTGACCCAAAAACTAAGAAGCTTGCTCAGTGCCTGCAGCAGATTGGAGACGAGCTGGATGGAAATGTAGACCTCCAAAG AATGATAAATGACTCTTCACTTTGTCCCACAAGAGAGGTTTTTATGAGAGTGGCCTATGAGATCTTTTCAGATGGAATATTTAACTGGGGCAGGGTGGTTGCCCTGTTCTACTTTGCATGCCGACTCGTTATCAAA GCTCTTGTAACTCAGATTCCTGATATTATCAGAACCATTATCAGTTGGACCATAGACTATCTCCGGGAACATGTGATCAACTGGATCAGGGAGCAAGGTGGCTGG GAGGGTATTCGCTCCTACTTCGGCACACCAACATGGCAGACGGTCGGGGTTTTCTTGGCAGGAGTCCTTACCACTGTTCTTGTCATTCGCAAGATGTGA
- the LOC116312494 gene encoding apoptosis regulator BAX isoform X1: MLIYQHLSHLMSAYICLSGNSGDQILEVGTILLKDFIYERVQRQVDGNKAVTREQLGGSQLTDPKTKKLAQCLQQIGDELDGNVDLQRMINDSSLCPTREVFMRVAYEIFSDGIFNWGRVVALFYFACRLVIKALVTQIPDIIRTIISWTIDYLREHVINWIREQGGWEGIRSYFGTPTWQTVGVFLAGVLTTVLVIRKM; encoded by the exons ATGCTTATTTATCAGCATTTGAGTCATCTAATGAGTGCCTACATTTGTCTTTCAGGGAATTCCGGAGATCAGATACTGGAAGTCGGAACTATTTTGTTAAAGGA TTTCATCTATGAGCGAGTTCAGAGGCAAGTAGATGGCAATAAAGCAGTGACGAGAGAACAGCTTGGTGGAAGCCAGCTGACTGACCCAAAAACTAAGAAGCTTGCTCAGTGCCTGCAGCAGATTGGAGACGAGCTGGATGGAAATGTAGACCTCCAAAG AATGATAAATGACTCTTCACTTTGTCCCACAAGAGAGGTTTTTATGAGAGTGGCCTATGAGATCTTTTCAGATGGAATATTTAACTGGGGCAGGGTGGTTGCCCTGTTCTACTTTGCATGCCGACTCGTTATCAAA GCTCTTGTAACTCAGATTCCTGATATTATCAGAACCATTATCAGTTGGACCATAGACTATCTCCGGGAACATGTGATCAACTGGATCAGGGAGCAAGGTGGCTGG GAGGGTATTCGCTCCTACTTCGGCACACCAACATGGCAGACGGTCGGGGTTTTCTTGGCAGGAGTCCTTACCACTGTTCTTGTCATTCGCAAGATGTGA
- the rps11 gene encoding 40S ribosomal protein S11, whose product MADAQTERSYQKQPTIFQNKKRVLIADGGKETKEKLPRYHKSVGLGFKTPREAIEGTYIDKKCPFTGNVSIRGRILSGVVTKMKMQRTIVIRRDYLHYIRKYNRFEKRHKNLSVHLSPCFRDVTVGDIVTVGECRPLSKTVRFNVLKVTKAAGAKKQFQKF is encoded by the exons ATGGCGGATGCACAA ACCGAGAGATCCTATCAGAAGCAGCCTACCATCTTCCAGAACAAAAAGCGTGTTCTGATCGCAGATGGTGGCAAGGAGACCAAGGAAAAGCTTCCTCGCTACCACAAGAGTGTTGGGCTGGGCTTCAAAACACCAAGAGAG gcTATTGAAGGCACCTACATTGACAAGAAATGCCCCTTCACTGGAAATGTTTCCATCCGTGGCCGTATTCTCTCTG GTGTGGTGACCAAAATGAAGATGCAGAGGACCATTGTCATCAGACGTGACTACCTGCATTACATCCGCAAGTACAACCGCTTTGAGAAGAGGCACAAGAACCTCTCGGTCCATCTGTCACCTTGCTTTAG agACGTCACAGTTGGAGACATTGTGACTGTCGGGGAGTGCCGACCCCTCAGCAAGACTGTGAGATTTAACGTCCTCAAAGTGACAAAGGCTGCTGGAGCCAAGAAGCAGTTCCAGAAGTTTTAG